The following proteins come from a genomic window of Montipora foliosa isolate CH-2021 chromosome 2, ASM3666993v2, whole genome shotgun sequence:
- the LOC137990973 gene encoding 52 kDa repressor of the inhibitor of the protein kinase-like, with protein sequence MLRLRCTSRELVNMASLSGQVERQPVCRKEDCSPFDIGTVYKGIASFSDAEKFRFIESVWKPDLLFEFPASKETSGKQRKFRQEWLVKYPWLVYSKYLDGAFCLPCVCFGMECGRNGAKLDKLFRSPLTFWTTACSRMESHASGKSEIHKFSVMAMQNFLSEMRRQTTPIDQQLNRLIQAQIDENREKMKSIVKTVIFCGQNNIPLRGKRDDNPDDRNLQGNFQALLEFRIDSGDLKLKEHLENAPRNATYRSKTIQNEIIETVGNYISSKIIAEVKQSRMFSVMADEAADVSNKENLSLVLRYVDSSKNIREEFVGFYLCGEETTGNAIKELIINTVRDLGLTMDNCRGQSYDGAGNMAGRYVGASTLIQNQFPKAIYVHCMNHRLNLCVADTCSLSMVQNMMGTVRKLSEFFSNSPKRQHHLVDKIKELLPNSNHRILIDVCRTRWIARIDGLDRIVELLVPVLSTLEDVQLNKDKNGVVRAGTWNPKSRDDARSLLNAVTFGFIVTLVIVKYILNLTRPATVKLQSEEMDILKAEQEITTLQNALKDMQTNIEGHHHRLFDEAVQLSQKVGLEPSRPRIVQRQIFRSNCPASNPEAYYRINLTQVFLDHCLQQLQSRFPQGAYVCFKGFSVIPSVLLKTPSTWKAQIQEFCHHYARDLPNVVGLPAELELWQRIWTEKKEKAEDIPEKIANTLKSVDPVSFPNIFTILKILATIPVTSCSCERSISCLRYLKNYLRATMGEERLNGLALMHAHRDIPLDLDEIINLFASLHPRRMRMANILCSDSRDD encoded by the coding sequence ATGCTGCGTTTGCGGTGCACTAGTCGTGAACTAGTCAATATGGCGTCACTTTCAGGGCAGGTCGAGCGTCAGCCTGTTTGTCGAAAGGAAGATTGTTCACCGTTTGATATCGGTACTGTGTATAAAGGCATTGCTTCGTTTTCCGATGCTGAAAAGTTTCGATTTATTGAAAGCGTTTGGAAGCCAGATCTGCTGTTCGAGTTTCCGGCTTCGAAAGAAACTTCTGGAAAGCAGCGAAAGTTTCGACAGGAATGGCTCGTGAAATACCCTTGGCTTGTTTATTCAAAGTATTTAGATGGTGCGTTTTGTTTGCCTTGTGTCTGTTTCGGAATGGAGTGTGGCAGAAATGGCGCCAAATTAGACAAACTGTTCCGATCCCCGCTTACATTTTGGACAACGGCGTGTAGCAGGATGGAAAGTCACGCGAGCGGAAAGTCAGAAATTCACAAATTTTCTGTTATGGCAATGCAGAATTTCTTGAGTGAAATGAGAAGGCAAACTACCCCCATTGATCAGCAGTTGAACCGGTTGATACAAGCCCAGATCGATGAAAatagagagaaaatgaaatcgaTTGTGAAAACTGTAATCTTTTGTGGTCAAAACAACATTCCGTTGAGGGGGAAACGAGATGACAACCCTGATGACAGAAATCTTCAAGGAAACTTTCAAGCCCTTCTGGAGTTCCGTATCGACAGTGGCGATTTAAAACTTAAGGAACATCTCGAGAATGCGCCAAGAAATGCCACCTACCGTTCGAAAACGATACAGAACGAGATTATCGAGACCGTGGGGAATTATATTTCTTCAAAGATCATTGCGGAAGTTAAACAAAGCAGAATGTTTTCTGTTATGGCTGACGAGGCAGCGGatgtttccaacaaagaaaaccTGTCTCTTGTTCTCCGTTATGTCGACTCTTCAAAGAATATTCGAgaggagtttgttggtttttacCTTTGTGGAGAGGAAACAACCGGTAACGCAATCAAGGAGTTGATAATTAATACAGTGCGTGACCTTGGTTTGACCATGGATAATTGTAGAGGTCAATCTTATGATGGTGCTGGAAACATGGCAGGCAGGTACGTTGGTGCATCAACATTAATCCAAAATCAGTTTCCCAAAGCGATTTACGTTCATTGCATGAATCACCGTCTCAATCTATGCGTGGCTGATACCTGCTCACTATCGATGGTTCAGAATATGATGGGTACTGTTAGGAAACTCTCCGAATTTTTTAGTAACTCGCCTAAGCGTCAGCATCATCTTGTTGACAAGATTAAGGAACTATTACCCAACAGCAATCACAGAATTTTAATTGACGTTTGTCGCACTCGGTGGATTGCCCGTATTGATGGTTTAGATAGAATTGTTGAGCTCTTAGTCCCAGTTTTGTCAACATTAGAAGATGTGCAGCTCAACAAGGATAAGAATGGTGTTGTTCGTGCTGGTACTTGGAATCCCAAGAGTCGGGATGATGCACGGTCTTTACTTAATGCTGTCACTTTTGGATTTATTGTGACGCTTGTTATTGTTAAGTATATACTAAATTTAACAAGGCCTGCCACAGTTAAGCTGCAAAGTGAAGAAATGGACATTCTCAAGGCCGAGCAGGAAATTACCACTCTACAGAATGCCCTTAAAGACATGCAGACGAACATTGAGGGTCATCATCATCGGTTGTTTGATGAGGCTGTGCAACTTTCCCAGAAAGTTGGTCTTGAACCTAGCAGACCAAGAATTGTTCAGCGCCAAATTTTTCGTAGCAACTGCCCTGCATCAAATCCAGAGGCATACTATCGGATCAACCTTACGCAAGTGTTTTTGGACCATTGCTTGCAGCAACTTCAATCAAGATTTCCTCAAGGAGCCTATGTGTGTTTTAAAGGGTTTTCTGTCATACCATCTGTTCTCCTGAAAACTCCATCAACCTGGAAAGCTCAGATTCAAGAGTTTTGTCATCACTATGCACGCGATCTTCCGAACGTTGTTGGCCTGCCTGCGGAGTTGGAGTTGTGGCAAAGAATATGgacagagaagaaagaaaaggcagAAGACATCCCTGAAAAGATTGCCAATACTTTGAAAAGTGTTGATCCAGTTTCTTTTCCAAACATCTTCACCATCCTAAAGATTCTTGCAACGATTCCTGTTACATCCTGTTCCTGTGAGAGATCAATATCTTGCCTTCGTTATCTTAAGAATTATCTAAGGGCCACAATGGGAGAAGAGAGATTGAATGGTTTGGCGCTTATGCATGCTCATAGGGACATTCCTTTGGATTTGGATGAAATCATTAACTTATTTGCGTCTCTCCATCCAAGACGAATGAGAATGGCCAACATTTTATGCAGTGATTCAAGGGATGATTAA
- the LOC137993607 gene encoding ankyrin repeat domain-containing protein 17-like, with product MESTSKLRVVLVALEWRSNRWRLSTFNRELAIQLAKCPEVKVSVLVPRCDQEERKAAHNNKVSLIQAKEMTGFEETHWLSFPPDDLQIDFIVGHGVELGRHAQVIRDHRQCKWIQFVHTDPEELGMFKDDSDAISKAERQHQLEVDLCVEADCVVAVGPKLAEAYRSYLSFCEKDQDVFVLTPGIFSEFFNVVRGKQDGNKCRVLAFGLGDSEDFCLKGFDIAAGAVGKLDDAICIFVGAQDRNQDEVADRLKKFSIPPERLRVRTFIKTSERLKQQLSEVDIAILPSRSEGFGLAALEALSAGLPVLVSDNSGFGKALQEVRCGSHYVVFSEDAVLWAKKIKEIWAKKRETRLEEAKDLLENYGKKYIWEEQCNDLVERMKKVLDGVQLLNVPNKRAGCGISPSNQQNDQRIDSKENEPSNAKQANNMHCKNEESLLHSAAKVPDVVTTKKIQSIDRDIDSKNSNGATPLMIAAYHGRLDALNVLIEKGSDPTFRDNDGWTILHYAAQDGQHVTMENILSLGLDIDSRSSNGATPLMIAAFHGRLDELNVLIERKSDATLKDNNGWTLLHHAAQGGNHVIIEKLLSLGLDIDSRSRLGATPLMIAAREGRLDAFSVLIERRSDPTLKDNNGETLLHYASHGDNDVIIEKILSLGLAIDSRSSNGATPLMIAAREGRLDAFSVLIERRSDPTLKNNYAWTLLHYAAKGGNNVIIKKLLCLGLDTDSRISHGTTPLMLAAHEGRLDAFSVLIERRSDLTLKNNYGWTLLHYAAKGGNDVIIEKLLSLGLDIDSRRRDGATPLMIAANNGRLDAFSVLIERRSDPTLKNNYGWTLLHYAAKGGNDVIIEKILSLGLDIDSRSSNGATPLMIAAREGRLDAFSVLIERRSDPTLKNNNGWTLLHYAAKGGNDVIIEKLLSLGLDIDSRRRDGATPLMIAANNGRLDAFIVLIERRSDPTLKDNNEETLLHYASHGDNDVIIEKILSLGLAIDSRSSNGATPLMIAAREGRLDAFSVLIERRSDPTLKDNNGETLLHYASHGDNDVIIEKILSLGLAIDSRSSNGATPLMIAAREGRLDAFSVLIERRSDPTLKNNNGWTLLHYAAKGGNDVIIEKLLSLGLDINSRRRDGATPLMIAANNGRLDAFSVLIERRSDPTLKDNNEETLLHYASHGDNDVIIEKILSLGLAIDSRSSNGATPLMIAAREGRLDAFSVLIERRSDPTLKDNNGETLLHYASHGDNDVIIEKILSFGLDIDSRRRDGATPLMIAARESRLDAFSVLIERRSDPTLKNNNGWTLLHYAAKGGNDVIIEKLLSLGLDIDSRRRDGATPLMIAANNGRLDAFSVLIERRSDPTLKDNNEKTLLHYAAQGGNDVIIEKLLCLGLDIDSRSRLGATPLMIAAVEGRLDAFSVLMERRSDPTLKDNNGETLLHYASHGDNDVIIEKILSFGLDIDSRRRDGATPLMIAAREGRLDAFSVLIERRSDPTLKNNNGWTLLHYAAKGGNDVIIEKLLSLGLDIDSRSSNGATPLMIAAREGRLDAFSVLIERRSDPTLKNNNGWTLLHYAAKGGNDVIIKKLLYLGLDIDSRLRDGATPLMIAAVEGRLDAFSVLMERRSDPTLKDNNGYTLLHYAAQGGNDVIIEKVLSLGLDIDSRSSNGATPLMIAAYNGRLDELNVLIERKSDATLKDNNGWTLLHYAAQGGNHVIIEKLLSLGLDIDSRSRLGATPLMIAAREGRLDAFSVLIERRSDPTLKGNNGETLLHCAAQGGIDVIIEKLLSLGLDIDSRSSDGATPLMIAAVEGRLDAFSVLTERRSDPTLKDNNEVTLLHYAAQGGNDVIIEKLLSLGLDIDSRSSDGATPLMIAANNGRLDAFSVLIERRSDPTLKNNNGYTLLHYAAQDGNDVIIEKLLSLGLDIDSRSRLGATPLMIAAYKGRLDAFSVLIERRSDPTLKDNNGYTLLHYASHGDNDVIIEKILSLGLAIDSRSNNGVTPLMIAACNGRLDAFSVLIERRSDPTLKDINGYTLLHNAAQGGNDVIIEKLLSLGLDIDSRNRIGTTPVMIAAHSGRLDAFSALIERKSDPSLKNNNGWTLLHHAAAGGNDIIIDKLLSLGLDIDSRSSDGLTPLKLATLEGNDKAANYFLKRGARH from the exons ATGGAATCAACCTCAAAATTGAGGGTAGTATTGGTGGCGTTAGAGTGGAGATCTAACCGTTGGAGGTTGTCAACGTTCAATAGAGAGCTGGCCATACAATTAGCTAAATGCCCTGAAGTGAAGGTCTCCGTTTTGGTCCCACGATGTGACCAGGAGGAAAGGAAAGCGGCTCATAACAACAAAGTGTCCCTAATCCAGGCAAAAGAAATGACCGGTTTTGAAGAGACCCATTGGCTTTCCTTTCCACCAGATGACCTTCAAATTGACTTTATTGTTGGACATGGAGTTGAACTGGGTCGCCACGCGCAAGTAATAAGAGACCATCGTCAATGTAAGTGGATTCAGTTCGTGCACACCGATCCAGAGGAGCTGGGGATGTTCAAGGATGACTCCGATGCCATTTCTAAGGCGGAAAGGCAGCATCAACTTGAAGTTGATCTCTGTGTAGAGGCTGATTGTGTTGTAGCAGTCGGGCCTAAGCTTGCAGAGGCTTATCGCTCTTATCTTAGCTTTTGTGAGAAGGACCAAGATGTGTTTGTCCTTACGCCAGGCATTTTCAGTGAGTTTTTCAACGTAGTACGGGGTAAGCAAGACGGAAACAAGTGTCGAGTTTTAGCTTTTGGCCTCGGCGATTCCGAAGATTTCTGTCTGAAGGGATTTGACATCGCAGCTGGAGCTGTAGGTAAGCTCGATGATGCAATTTGCATCTTTGTTGGCGCACAAGACAGGAATCAAGATGAAGTAGCAGATCGTTTGAAGAAATTTAGCATTCCTCCAGAACGACTAAGAGTAAGGACTTTCATAAAAACCAGCGAACGATTGAAACAACAGTTGTCTGAGGTGGATATTGCTATCTTGCCATCGAGATCCGAAGGTTTCGGTCTCGCCGCGCTGGAAGCCTTGTCAGCAGGGCTACCCGTTCTTGTAAGTGACAATTCGGGATTCGGAAAAGCCCTTCAAGAGGTCCGGTGTGGTTCCCATTATGTAGTTTTTTCTGAAGATGCTGTGTTGTGGGCTAAAAAAATCAAGGAGATTTGGGCCAAAAAGAGAGAAACACGGCTGGAAGAAGCTAAAGATTTGCTCGAGAACTACGGCAAGAAGTACATTTGGGAAGAACAATGCAACGATCTTGTCGAGAGGATGAAGAAAGTCCTTGATG GTGTACAATTACTTAATGTGCCAAACAAACGTGCAG GGTGTGGTATTTCTCCGTCCAACCAGCAGAACGATCAAAGGATAGATTCAAAAGAAAATGAACCTTCTAATGCAAAGCAAGCGAACAATATGCACTGCAAAAATGAAGAATCACTACTGCACTCAGCCGCTAAGGTTCCAGACGTCGTTACTACTAAGAAAATACAGTCTATTGACCGTGACATTGATTCAAAAAACAGCAATGgagcaacgccattgatgattgcagCTTATCATGGTAGATTAGATGCATTAAATGTCCTAATAGAAAAAGGGTCAGATCCTACTTTTAGAGACAATGATGGGTGGACAATCCTGCACTATGCTGCGCAAGACGGCCAACACGTTACAATGGAGAATATACTGTCTCttggacttgacattgattcaagaagcAGCAACGgagcaacgccattgatgattgcagCTTTTCATGGTAGATTAGATGAATTAAATGTCCTAATAGAAAGAAAATCAGATGCTACTTTGAAAGACAACAACGGGTGGACATTGCTACACCATGCTGCGCAAGGCGGTAAtcatgtcatcattgagaagctactgtctcttggacttgacattgattcaagaagcAGACTTGgagcaacgccattgatgattgcCGCTCGTGAGggtagattagatgcattcagtgtccTAATAGAAAGAAGATCAGATCCTACTTTGAAAGACAACAACGGGGAGacattgctacactatgctTCGCACGGCGATAATGATGTCATCATTGAGAAGATACTGTCTCTTGGACTTGCCATTGATTCAAGAAGCAGCAATGgagcaacgccattgatgattgcagctcgtgagggtagattagatgcattcagtgtccTAATAGAAAGAAGATCAGATcctactttgaaaaacaactaCGCGTGGacattgctacactatgctGCGAAAGGCGGTAATAATGTCATCATTAAGAAGCTACTGTGTCTTGGACTTGACACTGATTCAAGAATCAGCCATGGAACAACGCCATTGATGCTTGCAGCTCACGAGggtagattagatgcattcagtgtTCTAATAGAAAGAAGATCAGATcttactttgaaaaacaactacgggtggacattgctacactatgctGCGAAAGGCGGTAATGAtgtcatcattgagaagctactgtctcttggacttgacattgattcaagacGCCGCGATGgagcaacgccattgatgattgcagCTAATAATggtagattagatgcattcagtgtccTAATAGAAAGAAGATCAGAtcctactttaaaaaacaaCTACGGGTGGacattgctacactatgctGCGAAAGGCGGTAATGATGTCATCATTGAGAAGATACTGTCTCttggacttgacattgattcaagaagcagcaatggagcaacgccattgatgattgcagctcgtgagggtagattagatgcattcagtgtccTAATAGAAAGAAGATCAGATcctactttgaaaaacaacaacgggtggacattgctacactatgctGCGAAAGGCGGTAATGAtgtcatcattgagaagctactgtctcttggacttgacattgattcaagacGCCGCGATGgagcaacgccattgatgattgcagCTAATAATggtagattagatgcattcaTTGTCCTAATAGAAAGAAGATCAGATCCTACTTTGAAAGACAACAACGAGGAGacattgctacactatgctTCGCACGGCGATAATGATGTCATCATTGAGAAGATACTGTCTCTTGGACTTGCCATTGATTCAAGAAGCAGCAATGgagcaacgccattgatgattgcagctcgtgagggtagattagatgcattcagtgtccTAATAGAAAGAAGATCAGATCCTACTTTGAAAGACAACAACGGGGAGacattgctacactatgctTCGCACGGCGATAATGATGTCATCATTGAGAAGATACTGTCTCTTGGACTTGCCATTGATTCAAGAAGCAGCAATGgagcaacgccattgatgattgcagctcgtgagggtagattagatgcattcagtgtccTAATAGAAAGAAGATCAGATcctactttgaaaaacaacaacgggtggacattgctacactatgctGCGAAAGGCGGTAATGAtgtcatcattgagaagctactgtctcttggactTGACATTAATTCAAGACGCCGCGATGgagcaacgccattgatgattgcagCTAATAATggtagattagatgcattcagtgtccTAATAGAAAGAAGATCAGATCCTACTTTGAAAGACAACAACGAGGAGacattgctacactatgctTCGCACGGCGATAATGATGTCATCATTGAGAAGATACTGTCTCTTGGACTTGCCATTGATTCAAGAAGCAGCAATGgagcaacgccattgatgattgcagctcgtgagggtagattagatgcattcagtgtccTAATAGAAAGAAGATCAGATCCTACTTTGAAAGACAACAACGGGGAGacattgctacactatgctTCGCACGGCGATAATGATGTCATCATTGAGAAGATACTGTCTTttggacttgacattgattcaagacGCCGCGATGgagcaacgccattgatgattgcagCTCGTGAGAgtagattagatgcattcagtgtccTAATAGAAAGAAGATCAGATcctactttgaaaaacaacaacgggtggacattgctacactatgctGCGAAAGGCGGTAATGAtgtcatcattgagaagctactgtctcttggacttgacattgattcaagacGCCGCGATGgagcaacgccattgatgattgcagCTAATAATggtagattagatgcattcagtgtccTAATAGAAAGAAGATCAGATCCTACTTTGAAAGACAACAACGAAAAGacattgctacactatgctGCACAAGGCGGTAATGATGTCATCATTGAGAAACTACTGTGTCttggacttgacattgattcaagaagcAGACTTGgagcaacgccattgatgattgcagCTGTTGAGggtagattagatgcattcagtgtcTTAATGGAAAGAAGATCAGATCCTACTTTGAAAGACAACAACGGGGAGacattgctacactatgctTCGCACGGCGATAATGATGTCATCATTGAGAAGATACTGTCTTttggacttgacattgattcaagacGCCGCGATGgagcaacgccattgatgattgcagctcgtgagggtagattagatgcattcagtgtccTAATAGAAAGAAGATCAGATcctactttgaaaaacaacaacgggtggacattgctacactatgctGCGAAAGGCGGTAATGAtgtcatcattgagaagctactgtctcttggacttgacattgattcaagaagcagcaatggagcaacgccattgatgattgcagctcgtgagggtagattagatgcattcagtgtTCTAATAGAAAGAAGATCAGATcctactttgaaaaacaacaacgggtggacattgctacactatgctGCGAAAGGCGGTAATGATGTCATCATTAAGAAGCTACTGTATCttggacttgacattgattcaagacTCCGCGATGgagcaacgccattgatgattgcagCTGTTGAGggtagattagatgcattcagtgtcTTAATGGAAAGAAGATCAGATCCTACTTTGAAAGACAACAACGGGTATacattgctacactatgctGCACAAGGCGGTAATGATGTCATCATTGAGAAGGTACTGTCTCttggacttgacattgattcaagaagcAGCAACGgagcaacgccattgatgattgcagCTTATAATGGTAGATTAGATGAATTAAATGTCCTAATAGAAAGAAAATCAGATGCTACTTTGAAAGACAACAACGGGTGGacattgctacactatgctGCGCAAGGCGGTAAtcatgtcatcattgagaagctactgtctcttggacttgacattgattcaagaagcAGACTTGgagcaacgccattgatgattgcCGCTCGTGAGggtagattagatgcattcagtgtccTAATAGAAAGAAGATCAGATCCTACTTTGAAAGGCAACAACGGGGAGACATTGCTACACTGTGCTGCACAAGGCGGTATTGAtgtcatcattgagaagctactgtctcttggacttgacattgattcaagaagcagcgatggagcaacgccattgatgattgcagCTGTTGAGggtagattagatgcattcagtgtcTTAACGGAAAGAAGATCAGATCCTACTTTGAAAGACAACAACGAggtgacattgctacactatgctGCACAAGGCGGTAATGAtgtcatcattgagaagctactgtctcttggacttgacattgattcaagaagcagcgatggagcaacgccattgatgattgcagCTAATAATggtagattagatgcattcagtgtccTAATAGAAAGAAGATCAGAtcctactttaaaaaacaacaacgggtatacattgctacactatgctGCACAAGACGGTAATGAtgtcatcattgagaagctactgtctcttggacttgacattgattcaagaagcAGACTTGgagcaacgccattgatgattgcagCTTATAAGggtagattagatgcattcagtgtccTAATAGAAAGAAGATCAGATCCTACTTTGAAAGACAACAACGGGTATACATTGCTACACTACGCTTCGCACGGCGATAATGATGTCATCATTGAGAAGATACTGTCTCTTGGACTTGCCATTGATTCAAGAAGCAACAATGGAGTaacgccattgatgattgcagCTTGTAATggtagattagatgcattcagtgtccTAATAGAAAGAAGATCAGATCCTACTTTGAAAGACATTAACGGGTATACATTGCTACATAATGCTGCACAAGGTGGTAATGAtgtcatcattgagaagctactgtctcttggacttgacattgattcaagaaaCCGGATTGGAACAACGCCAGTGATGATTGCAGCCCATTCTggtagattagatgcattcagtgCCCTAATAGAACGAAAATCAGATCCTagtttgaaaaacaacaacggatGGACATTGCTACACCATGCTGCCGCAGGCGGAAATGATATCATCATTGACAAGCTACTCTCTCttggacttgacattgattcaaggAGTAGCGATGGTTTGACACCATTGAAGTTGGCAACACTTGAAGGTAATGACAAAGCTGCCAACTATTTTCTTAAAAGGGGAGCACGCCATTAA